Proteins from a single region of Sesamum indicum cultivar Zhongzhi No. 13 linkage group LG5, S_indicum_v1.0, whole genome shotgun sequence:
- the LOC105162186 gene encoding uncharacterized protein LOC105162186, translated as MEKVALEFLDTADGQHYLEGYWVSRLEQFKKSKSYKRELAKITAPYFGHGFVACKEKLKAHGYPPPEKDPSFLDISTTMKNAPDPFLDAPALEGRAPSRIRRRFRQYTRRGRGRSEESSP; from the exons ATGGAGAAGGTGGCCCTAGAGTTTCTTGATACGGCAGACGGGCAACATTATTTGGAGGGGTATTGGGTGAGTCGTCTTGAGCAGTTCAAGAAGTCTAAGTCCTATAAGAGGGAATTGGCTAAAATTACTGCTCCCTACTTCGGACATGGCTTTGTGGCATGCAAGGAAAAATTGAAGGCACACGGGTACCCTCCACCAGAGAAGGACCCATCTTTCTTAGATATTTCCACCACCATGAAAAACGCTCCAGACCCCTTTTTAGATGCTCCTGCTCTTGAAGGTAGAGCTCCCTCTCGAATCAG AAGAAGATTTAGACAATATACTAGGAGAGGCCGAGGCCGAAGTGAGGAGTCTTCCCCCTAA